The following are from one region of the Rhodopirellula sp. P2 genome:
- a CDS encoding DUF1697 domain-containing protein, with protein MTTWIALFRGINVGGKNTLPMAALRSTLESIGCQSVRTFIQSGNVLFSCQPSSKEAIATRIADAVDENFGFRPQVMLLTKDEFQSAVANNPFSDAVALPKTLHYFFLAAPPINPDLATIAELATETERFELIDNVFYLHAPDGFGTSKLVKSVERKLGVGTTARNHSTVEKLSGLLNPE; from the coding sequence ATGACAACCTGGATCGCTCTTTTTCGCGGCATCAACGTTGGTGGCAAGAACACGTTGCCGATGGCTGCCCTACGATCCACTCTGGAATCCATCGGGTGTCAGTCTGTTCGTACTTTCATTCAAAGTGGGAACGTCCTGTTCTCGTGCCAGCCCAGCTCGAAAGAAGCAATTGCCACACGAATTGCCGACGCGGTGGACGAGAACTTCGGGTTCCGGCCTCAAGTGATGCTGCTGACGAAAGATGAATTCCAATCCGCTGTCGCGAACAATCCTTTTTCTGATGCTGTGGCCCTTCCCAAGACGCTCCACTACTTTTTCCTCGCGGCCCCACCGATCAATCCAGATCTTGCCACAATCGCCGAACTCGCGACCGAAACCGAACGCTTCGAATTGATTGACAACGTGTTCTATCTCCACGCTCCCGACGGGTTTGGAACGTCCAAATTGGTTAAAAGCGTTGAGCGCAAGCTGGGCGTGGGCACTACGGCACGCAACCACTCGACCGTTGAAAAACTCAGCGGCCTTCTGAATCCTGAATAG